TGCAATCAATTTAAGCAACAAGAGCCTTTAAAAGGAAATGAAATAACAGAATTTTGTTCGGTAAATTATGGCGTTACCTTTAAAATATTTGACAAAGTTGATGTAAAAGGAGAAACGGCAATACCTTTGTATCAATACTTATCAAAGAAAAGCTTAAATGGCAAGTTCAATTCTACGCCACTTTGGAATTTTCATAAGTATTTAGTTGATAAAAATGGTAATGTGCAAGATTATTACTTGATGTTAACAAATCCTAACGCTAAAAAAGTAAGAAAAGCAATAGATAAGTTCTTAGCTTTGTAGTCTATGAAATTAGATATACTGGCTATTGGTGCTCACCCCGATGATATAGAATTAGCTTGTAGCGGAACATTGCTAAAACATGCTAAAATGGGTAAAAAAGTTGGCGTTTTAGATTTAACTAAAGGGCAATTAGGCACAAGAGGTACACCGGAGCAAAGATTACAAGAAGCAAATGATGCGGCTAAAATATTAAAACTTGCCGTACGAGAAAATTTACAAATGGAAGATGGATATTTTGTAAATGATGCAGACCATCAAAAAAAGATTATTACAGCAATAAGAAAATACCGACCAGATGTATTACTTATAAATGCTCCGGATGATAGGCATCCCGACCATGGCAAGGCAGCACAATTAGCAAAAGATGCAGCATTTTATGCCGGGTTGAGAAAAATAGAAACTACTTTTCAAGGAGTTGAGCAAAAAGCTTGGCGACCTAAAAATGTATATCATTATATACAAGCCAAATATTTAAAACCGGATTTTGTGGTAGATATTTCGGAAGAACAAGAAGAAAAGATGAAAGCCATTTTGGCATATAAATCTCAGTTTTATAATCCAAACTCTAATGAGCCGGATACTTTTATCAGTTCCAATGCTTTTTTGCAGTTTGTAGAAGCCAGAGGTAGAGAGATGGGACAAATATGTGAAGTAGCGTATGCAGAAGGTTTTATTGGTACAAGATATTTAGGTGTTCATGATTTAAGTACAATATTTTAATGTCGGAAGAAAAAAAATCAAGAAAAGTAACCAAATCACAGCTAAATGCAGCTAAGCATATTTTTGCTTATGCACTGCCATATAAATGGTATTTTTTGTTGGGAATGTTTTTTTTAGTAGCATCAAGTCTAATTTTTATGCTAATACCCGCCACGGTTGGGCAAATGTTAAAAGCCGCCAAAGGAGATACTTTAATTCCTCAGTTGGGCATTCATATTGATATACACCAGTATATATGGGTTTTCTTAGCTATTTTACTTTCGCAGGGGATAATGTCATTTTTTAGGGTAAACTTTTTTGCTGTAGTAACGGAAAATGCTTTAGCTAAAATAAGAATAGACGTTTATGATAAATTGCTATCACAACCCTTAGTATTTTTTGAGAAAAGAAGAGTAGGAGAAATAGTAAGCCGACTGTCTGCCGATGTAGAAAAACTACAGCAGGCGTATTCTGTTACTTTGGCAGAATTTATTAGACAAATAATAACTTTTATAGTTGGTGTGGTGGTGCTTTTTATTTTTTCGGTGAAACTAACTTTAGTTATGCTGGCTGTTTTTCCTGTGGTTATCATTTTAGCTGTGGTTTTTGGTAGAGTTATTAAAAAAATGAGCAAAGAACGTCAAGATTATTTAGCAGAAACTAACGTAATAGTAGATGAAACTTTTCAATCTTTTATAGCGGTAAAAGCTTTTGTAAATGAATATTTTGAATTAAACAGATATACTGAAAAAATAAATAATTTAGTAAGTGTTGCTTTGCGTTTTGCAAGAGCTAAAGGTTTGTTTTTTACCTTTATAATTACCGGTTTATTTGGTGCTTTGTTCTTTATTTTATGGATGGGCGGTTTGCAAGTTTACAATGGAAGCATAGCGGTGGAAGAACTTACTGCTTTTATATTTTATGCTATGGTTATAGGCGGAGCTATAGCCAGTTTGGGCAGCCAATATACGGAGCTTTTAAGTGCATTGGGGGCTACAGAACGTATTAAGGAAATATTAGATGAAGATAAAGAATTAAATATTGTTTCTAACGAAGTGAAACCTATAAATTTCACTACCGAAATAACATTTAAAAATGTTTCATTTTCTTACCCTACGAGAGCAGATGTGGAAGTGCTAAAGAATATTAGTTTTGAAGTAGAAAAAGGCGAAAAAATTGCTTTAGTAGGCAGTAGTGGTTCGGGAAAATCTACTATTGTTAAGCTATTGAATAGATTTTATAAGCTAAATCAAGGGGAAATAACAATAGATGGACAAAATATTGATGATTTTGAAATAAAATCTTTGAGAAAAATAATAGGTATAGTACCACAAGAAGTTATTTTATTTGGCGGTAGTATTTTAGAAAACATAAAATATGGCAATATAAATGCAAGTTTTGAGCAAGTTGTAGCAGCCGCAAAGCAGGCAAATGCTTATGATTTTATTCAAAATTTCCCCGATAAATTTGAAACCTTAGTAGGAGAGAGGGGCGTACAGCTTTCGGGAGGACAAAAACAGCGTGTTGCCATTGCACGAGCACTTTTAAAAAATCCGGATATTTTAATTTTAGATGAAGCCACCAGCTCTTTAGATGCTTCTTCAGAAAAGCAAGTCCAAGATGCTTTAGAAAATTTAATGCAGAATAGAACAACTTTTATAATTGCCCACCGATTGAGCACTGTACGTAATGCAGATAAAATATTGGTAATAAATAAAGGCGAAATTGCCGAGCAAGGTACACACAACGAGTTGATTAAACAGGAAGAAGGAACTTATAGCCAGTTGTTAAAACTACAGTTGGAAGCACATTAAGTTATGATGTGCATGATATATTTAGCAAACCTCCTTCAAAACAAAGGGTAATCTCGTAAAATGATTTCCCAACCTGTATAGAAAGTTCAGTTCCTCATGTAAGGCAGATACCTCATTCTTCGGTATGTTCTGTGTGTAATACTTCCCCTGCTGTCATTCCGACCAACGGGAGGAATCTACCTTATAATAGAATTAATGTAAGCTGATAAGATAGATGCCTCATTCTTCGGATGGCAAATGAGGTAGTGTGTGTAATATTTCCCCTGCTGTCATTCCGACCAACGGGAGGAATCTACCTTATGATGGAATTAATGTAAACTGATAAGGTAGATACCTCATTCTTCGGTATGACAAATGAGGTAGTGCGTGTAATACTTCCCCTGCTGTCATTCCGACCAACGGGAGGAATCTACCTTTATAGAAAGTTCAGCTCCTTATGTAAGGCAGATACCTCATGCTTCGGTATGACAAACGAGGTAGTGTGATACCATACTCTTCTTGTTGTCATTTCGACCGTAGGGAGAAATCTACCTTCATTTTTTAAAAACTCCAAATTGATTTGTTCAAAAAATTCCATGAAGGATTTTTAGAATTAATAAGAGCTTCCTTCTTTTTTCTTGACCATTTTTTTAGTTCTTTTTCTCTATCTATAGCAAAATTAATATCAGAAAATTGTTCCCAATAAAGTAGATTATAGCAATAGTATTTCCCTGCAAAAGAATTTGAATTTCCTCTATTTTGAAAATGTTCATCAAGTCTTCGTTCTATATCATTTGTAACGCCTATATACAAGACTGTTTTCTTAGGATTTGTAGTTATATAAATAAAATAGTTGTGTTGATTCATTTACTAAAGATAAGAATTATTCTGCTTTTGTAAAATTCAATTACTCATCTCACTGTCATTCCGACCAACGGGAGGAATCTACCTTATAATATGACTACAGCAAGCAGAAAAGATAGATACCTCATTCTTCGGTATGACAAATGAGGTAGTGTGTGTAATACTTCCCCTGCTGTCATTCCGACCAACGGGAGGAATCTATCTTATAATATAACTACAGCAAACAGAAAAGATAGATACCTCATTCTTCGGATGACAAATGAGGTAGTGTGTAATACTCTCCCTGCTGTCATTCCGACCAACGGGAGGAATCTACCTTATGATGGAATTAATGTAAACTGATAAGGTAGATACCTCATTCTTCGGTATGACAAACGAGGTAGTGCGTGTAATACTTCCCCTGCTGTCATTCCGACCAACGGGAGGAATCTACCTTATAATAGAATTAATGTAAGCTGATAAGGCAGATACCTCATTCTTCGGTATGACAAACGAGGTAGTGTGATGCCATACTCTTCTTGTTGTCATTCCGACCAACGGGAGGAATCTACCTTTATAGAAAGTTCAGCTCCTCATGAAAGGCAGATACCTCATTCTTCAGATGACAAATGAGGTAGTGTGTGTAATACTCCCCTTACTGTCATTTCTACCGTAGGGAGAAATCTACCTTTATAGAAAGTTCAGCTCCTCATGTAAGGCAGATACCTCATTCTTCGGATGATAAATGAGGTAGTGTGTGTAATACTTCCCCTGCTGTCATTCCGACCAACGGGAGGAATCTACCTTATTTTGAACCTTTACTTATACCA
Above is a window of Chitinophagales bacterium DNA encoding:
- a CDS encoding glutathione peroxidase produces the protein MSSVHNFSVNEIDGTKKDLADYKGKVLLIVNTASRCGFTKQFADLEKLYQDYKDKDFEILGFPCNQFKQQEPLKGNEITEFCSVNYGVTFKIFDKVDVKGETAIPLYQYLSKKSLNGKFNSTPLWNFHKYLVDKNGNVQDYYLMLTNPNAKKVRKAIDKFLAL
- the bshB1 gene encoding bacillithiol biosynthesis deacetylase BshB1, producing MKLDILAIGAHPDDIELACSGTLLKHAKMGKKVGVLDLTKGQLGTRGTPEQRLQEANDAAKILKLAVRENLQMEDGYFVNDADHQKKIITAIRKYRPDVLLINAPDDRHPDHGKAAQLAKDAAFYAGLRKIETTFQGVEQKAWRPKNVYHYIQAKYLKPDFVVDISEEQEEKMKAILAYKSQFYNPNSNEPDTFISSNAFLQFVEARGREMGQICEVAYAEGFIGTRYLGVHDLSTIF
- a CDS encoding ATP-binding cassette domain-containing protein gives rise to the protein MSEEKKSRKVTKSQLNAAKHIFAYALPYKWYFLLGMFFLVASSLIFMLIPATVGQMLKAAKGDTLIPQLGIHIDIHQYIWVFLAILLSQGIMSFFRVNFFAVVTENALAKIRIDVYDKLLSQPLVFFEKRRVGEIVSRLSADVEKLQQAYSVTLAEFIRQIITFIVGVVVLFIFSVKLTLVMLAVFPVVIILAVVFGRVIKKMSKERQDYLAETNVIVDETFQSFIAVKAFVNEYFELNRYTEKINNLVSVALRFARAKGLFFTFIITGLFGALFFILWMGGLQVYNGSIAVEELTAFIFYAMVIGGAIASLGSQYTELLSALGATERIKEILDEDKELNIVSNEVKPINFTTEITFKNVSFSYPTRADVEVLKNISFEVEKGEKIALVGSSGSGKSTIVKLLNRFYKLNQGEITIDGQNIDDFEIKSLRKIIGIVPQEVILFGGSILENIKYGNINASFEQVVAAAKQANAYDFIQNFPDKFETLVGERGVQLSGGQKQRVAIARALLKNPDILILDEATSSLDASSEKQVQDALENLMQNRTTFIIAHRLSTVRNADKILVINKGEIAEQGTHNELIKQEEGTYSQLLKLQLEAH
- a CDS encoding GIY-YIG nuclease family protein, translating into MNQHNYFIYITTNPKKTVLYIGVTNDIERRLDEHFQNRGNSNSFAGKYYCYNLLYWEQFSDINFAIDREKELKKWSRKKKEALINSKNPSWNFLNKSIWSF